A window from Dermacentor albipictus isolate Rhodes 1998 colony chromosome 10, USDA_Dalb.pri_finalv2, whole genome shotgun sequence encodes these proteins:
- the LOC135919703 gene encoding microtubule-associated protein RP/EB family member 1-like encodes MEDSAASRAVECSDGAVSDGAARCTPASALAENKTDTTALLRWINGYLGTRYGKVEDLCSGAAYCQFADMLFPGTIDLDKVNLRAAKRGREAVQNFEALREVFKEVGVDREVPVERLAGGNYRDNLELALWFKESFDAQYAVETADAAAGHATPLVIATSGPFASHTIVHEHRFTGASGNAEDARAAVDETGAAGPGRGLPPSRSVGVAAKVATCGGGGAGAGDFSDTVEELAGQVAELKDALYWLELERNFYYSKLCEIEVLCWEHEREHGKDDVTEQILDLMRASDDDDWYGEEEDDTAQSGELEAEVPAEEQPR; translated from the coding sequence ATGGAAGACTCGGCTGCGTCGCGCGCAGTGGAGTGTAGCGACGGCGCCGTCTCTGACGGTGCCGCCCGTTGTACGCCCGCCAGCGCCCTGGCCGAGAACAAGACCGACACTACGGCGCTCCTGCGCTGGATCAACGGGTACCTGGGAACCCGGTACGGTAAGGTAGAAGACCTGTGCTCCGGGGCGGCGTACTGCCAGTTCGCGGACATGCTCTTTCCCGGAACCATCGACCTGGACAAGGTGAACCTGAGGGCGGCCAAGCGAGGACGCGAGGCCGTCCAGAACTTCGAGGCGCTCCGAGAGGTCTTCAAGGAAGTCGGCGTCGACCGAGAAGTGCCGGTGGAGCGTCTGGCCGGAGGGAACTACCGGGACAACCTGGAGCTGGCGCTGTGGTTCAAGGAGTCCTTCGACGCCCAGTACGCGGTCGAAACCGCGGATGCCGCCGCGGGCCACGCGACGCCGCTCGTGATCGCCACGTCGGGACCGTTCGCGTCCCACACCATCGTGCACGAGCACCGCTTCACCGGGGCCAGTGGCAACGCCGAGGATGCCCGCGCTGCCGTGGACGAGACCGGAGCTGCCGGCCCCGGGCGCGGTCTCCCGCCGTCCAGGTCCGTTGGCGTCGCGGCGAAGGTTGCGacttgcggcggcggcggcgccggcgCCGGGGACTTCTCGGACACCGTCGAAGAGCTCGCGGGCCAGGTCGCGGAGCTCAAGGACGCCCTGTACTGGCTGGAGCTGGAGCGAAACTTCTACTACAGCAAGCTGTGCGAGATCGAGGTGCTCTGCTGGGAGCACGAGCGGGAGCACGGGAAGGACGACGTGACCGAGCAGATCTTGGACCTCATGCGCGccagcgacgacgacgactggTACGGCGAGGAAGAGGACGACACCGCACAGAGTGGCGAGCTCGAGGCCGAGGTGCCTGCCGAGGAGCAACCGCGCTAA